A portion of the Physeter macrocephalus isolate SW-GA chromosome 15, ASM283717v5, whole genome shotgun sequence genome contains these proteins:
- the ZNF706 gene encoding zinc finger protein 706, which translates to MARGQQKIQSQQKNAKKQAGQKKKQGHDQKAAAKAALIYTCTVCRTQMPDPKTFKQHFESKHPKTPLPPELADVQA; encoded by the exons ATGGCTCGTGGACAGCAGAAGATTCAGTCTCAGCAGAAAAATGCCAAAAAGCAAGCtggacaaaagaagaaacaaggacATGACCAAAAGGCTGCTGCCAAAGCTGCCTTAATATATACCTGCACTGTCTGTAGG acacAAATGCCAGACCCTAAGACCTTCAAGCAGCACTTTGAGAGCAAGCATCCTAAGACTCCACTTCCTCCAGAATTAGCTGATGTTCAGGCATAA